The DNA window CGCTCGGCGTCTCGCTGCTCCTGACGGCTTTCGCCCTCTTCCCGCTCCTGGCCCTGGACGGCGCCGGCGGCGGGGCGGCCCCGGTCGCGGCGGCCGGCCCGGCGGGCCCGGGGCGGCCACCGCGCTCCGCCAGGAGGCGACGGTCGGCGCGCGGCCTGCTCGCTCCGGCCTTGCTGGTCCTGGCGGAGGCGGTCACGGGGGCGGGCGCCGGGCTGGTCATCCCCTATCTCAACGTCTTCCTCGTCCGCCGCTACGGCGCCGGCACCGGCCAGGTGGGGACGCTCTTCGCCCTGGGCTCGGTGGCGACGGCGGCGCTGGCGCTGGCCGCCGGCCGGGCGGCGCGGCGGCTGGGCCCGGCACGGGTCGGCATGGCGCTCGAGCTGCTCTCGTTGCCGCTCCTCCTGGCCGTCCCGCACGCGCCCTCGCTGCCTGTGGCCGGGGCCGAGCTGATCCTCCGCACGGGCCTGATGAACGCGGCCGAGCCGCTCCGCGGGCAGTTCGCCATGGAGGCGGTGGCACCGCCGGCGAGGAACTGGCTGGCCGCCCTCCAGAACCTGGCCTGGGAGGCCGCCTGGGCAGCCGCCACCGCCTGGGCCGGACCGCGCGTCGACGCGGGCGCCTTCCCCCTCCTCTTCCGCGGCACGGCCCTGGCCTACGCCCTGGGCGTGGCGCTCTGGCTCGTGGTGGCGCTAAGGCTGTCGGCGGGTCGACGGCAGGCGGGGCCGGCGCCCGGGGCCGGCGCGGAGGGATCCGCTGGCGGAAAGTGAATCCATGGCATGCGGACGGTGCGACGGTTCCGCCCCTCCGCCGCGCGCGGAAGCTCGCCCGTGGCCGTGGGGGCGGGCCGGCGCCCGCCGGCTCGCCGGTGCGTGTCGAGGCTGGCCAAGGAAGGTGGACGCCATGGAAGGCGAGGGGCGCATCCGTCTGCTACCCGACCTCTACCTGCACAACGACCTCGTCCTGCGTCGCGATGCCGTCGAACTCCTGGAGGAGCCCGTCTTCGCCTTCGACGGCGAGGGGGAGCCGGTCTACGCCAACGCCAGCGCACGGCGATGGCTGGAGTTGGAGGCGGATGAGACCGGGCTAGGGAGCCTCGCCCAGCGCGTGGGCGGCCACCTGGACGGCGCCGTTCGGGCGGCGCTCTCGGGGCGGAGCACCCGTCTCATCGTGCGGGGCGGGCTGAAGGCGCAGGTGCTGCCGCTGGTCAGCTTCGACGGTCCGCTGGCAGGCGCCGTCCTGGTGGTGGAGGCGCCGGAGGCGCCGCCCGCTCTCCGGCGCCGCGAGCGCCTTTTCCGCGCGCTGCTGGACGAGCTCTCGCGCGGGGGAGGCTGGGCTTACGCCCTGGACGCGGGAGCGCGCGTAGCCTGGGCCAGCGGGGAGCTGGCCGACCTCCTCGGGCGGGCGCCGCAGGAACTCCTGGGTCGGAGCATGGGCGAGCTGCTGCCGGGTCTCCCCGTCGAGGCGCGCGTCGACGAGGAGGCCCTGCTTTCGCGCGGCCGCGTGGAGCGCCGCCTCAACCTGGACCGCTGGCTCGCCGCCCGGCCCGGGCCCATGAATGTCTACGCGCGCGCCCTCCTCCACGAGGAGGAGCCGCTGGGCGTCCTGGTCCGGATGGAACCCGTCCGCCGCCAGGAGGAGGAGCCGGTCGCCCACGCGCAGCAGGCGGCCGCCATCGCCGCCCATGAGATCCGCAACGCCCTCTCGGCCATCCGCGGCTACCTCCAGCTGGTGGAGCGCTCGGCCAGCGAGCGGCAGCAGGAGTTCCTGCGCCTGGCCCTGCACGAGCTGGACCGGGTGAGCGACCTGACCAGCTACCTGATCGCCCTGGAGCGCCCTCTCACGCCCAGCGACCAGAGCGCCCAGCCCCTCCAGCGCTGCCTGGGGGAGAGCGTCCGGGAGATGGAGGTGCAGGCGCGGGCCGCGGGGGTGGAGCTGCGCCTGGCCGCGCCCGAGGCGCCGGTGGTGGCGCGCCACAGCTGCGACAGCCTGCGCCAGGTGATGCTCAACCTGATCGGGAATGCTCTGGAGGCGGTAGGCCCGGGCGGCCACGTCGACGTGACGCTCCGACCAGAGGGGAGCTGGGCGGTGATCGAGGTGGCCGACGACGGCCCAGGCATCCCCGCCGACCGGCTGGAGAAGATCTTCGAGCCTTTCTTCACCACCAAGGCCAACGGCACCGGCCTCGGCCTCTCCATCTGCCGCCGCCTGGTGGTCGCCCAGGGCGGCGAGCTCCGGGTGGAGAGCCGCGACGGCGAGGGGGCGCACTTCTTCGTCCGCCTGCCGCTCTCCGGCGCCGAGGGGGCGGCGGCCGGCGCGGGAAGGCAGGAATGAGGCGGGAGGGGGAGAAGGCTGGCGCGAACCTGCGCCTGGGAGGGAGGCGCGTGTGGCAGGTCCTCTACGTAGCAGCCACGCGTGAGGTGGCCGACCGGATCGTGCGGGGGCTGGCCGAGCGGGGCTTCCTGGCGCGCCTGCAGGCGGTGGGGGGCCATGGCGGCCCGTCGACATGGGAGATCCTCCTTCCCGAGGTGGAGATCGAGGAGGCGCAGGCCGCGCTGG is part of the Bacillota bacterium genome and encodes:
- a CDS encoding MFS transporter, with the protein product MGNMGSSFRGALGRLLPLSQRSRSFLLFTFFVQAGLGVQTVAYNLWLLALGYPAAWLGRLMAVGAAAGLAGSLPLAWLGRRWGARPLLLLAGALGGLPGAASLLWPRPALLLPAAAGSGLAAAALAVVANPLMASLEPPGRASLLFSSQFAVGQLASLLGSLLGGGLPAWMEAWGRVAALRDTLGVSLLLTAFALFPLLALDGAGGGAAPVAAAGPAGPGRPPRSARRRRSARGLLAPALLVLAEAVTGAGAGLVIPYLNVFLVRRYGAGTGQVGTLFALGSVATAALALAAGRAARRLGPARVGMALELLSLPLLLAVPHAPSLPVAGAELILRTGLMNAAEPLRGQFAMEAVAPPARNWLAALQNLAWEAAWAAATAWAGPRVDAGAFPLLFRGTALAYALGVALWLVVALRLSAGRRQAGPAPGAGAEGSAGGK
- a CDS encoding PAS domain-containing sensor histidine kinase — translated: MDAMEGEGRIRLLPDLYLHNDLVLRRDAVELLEEPVFAFDGEGEPVYANASARRWLELEADETGLGSLAQRVGGHLDGAVRAALSGRSTRLIVRGGLKAQVLPLVSFDGPLAGAVLVVEAPEAPPALRRRERLFRALLDELSRGGGWAYALDAGARVAWASGELADLLGRAPQELLGRSMGELLPGLPVEARVDEEALLSRGRVERRLNLDRWLAARPGPMNVYARALLHEEEPLGVLVRMEPVRRQEEEPVAHAQQAAAIAAHEIRNALSAIRGYLQLVERSASERQQEFLRLALHELDRVSDLTSYLIALERPLTPSDQSAQPLQRCLGESVREMEVQARAAGVELRLAAPEAPVVARHSCDSLRQVMLNLIGNALEAVGPGGHVDVTLRPEGSWAVIEVADDGPGIPADRLEKIFEPFFTTKANGTGLGLSICRRLVVAQGGELRVESRDGEGAHFFVRLPLSGAEGAAAGAGRQE